A window of Conger conger chromosome 13, fConCon1.1, whole genome shotgun sequence contains these coding sequences:
- the LOC133107468 gene encoding trace amine-associated receptor 13c-like: MNLTEVHQEKLCVFSNFSCLGASTTAADVLLYMAVAVVVSLTVCGNLLVIISICHFKQLQTPTNFLLLSLAMADFLVGVIVMPLYFIMLIDPQRCFDTMSCTIFNVAELYLTCVSIYNVALIAVDRCFALSNPFHYSMKMTTNVTLRIITMLWLYSLIYNMVLLYFNGYITDMKANSTCGDCIVTVNKEWSIIDFIIVFVLPCSIIMVIYLNIFYIVKKQANKIRSVRKRQKINNSSMASERKAAKTLGVLVAVFLVCLVPYYVSAFLNVYFSNRSIHLAISITLTLIYLNSSINPIIYALFYPWFQRSVKLILTLKICGTESSILNVLERETFSN; this comes from the coding sequence ATGAATCTCACAGAAGTCCATCAAGAGAAGTTATGTGTCTTTTCAAACTTTTCCTGTTTGGGAGCTTCAACAACAGCAGCTGATGTGCTGCTGTATATGGCTGTAGCGGTAGTTGTCTCACTGACAGTGTGTGGAAATCTGCTTGTGATCATCTCCATCTGTCACTTTAAGCAGCTTCAAACACCAACTAATTTCCTCCTGCTGTCTCTGGCCATGGCAGACTTTCTTGTTGGGGTAATTGTGATGcctctttattttattatgttgatAGATCCGCAGAGGTGCTTTGATACAATGTCTTGTACAATTTTTAATGTAGCAGAATTGTATCTTACTTGTGTGTCAATTTATAATGTAGCTTTAATTGCAGTGGACCGATGTTTTGCTCTCTCCAACCCTTTTCACTACTCCATgaaaatgacaacaaatgtAACTTTGAGGATAATAACCATGCTATGGTTGTATTCATTAATCTACAATATGGTGCTTCTTTATTTCAATGGATATATTACTGACATGAAAGCAAACAGCACATGTGGTGATTGTATTGTTACAGTGAATAAGGAATGGTCCATTATTGACTTcataattgtatttgttttaccaTGCTCAATTATTATGGTTATATACctgaacattttttatattgttaaaAAACAGGCAAATAAAATTAGAAGTGTCAGAAAGCgccaaaaaattaataatagtTCGATGGCCTCTGAAAGGAAAGCGGCAAAAACCCTTGGAGTTCTAGTGGCAGTCTTCCTTGTGTGTTTAGTACCCTACTATGTAAGTGCCTTCCTTAATGTCTATTTCAGCAACAGGTCTATACATCTTGCAATTTCAATTACATTGACTCTAATATACTTAAATTCGTCCATCAATCCAATCATTTATGCACTTTTCTATCCATGGTTTCAGAGGTCCGTTAAACTCATATTAACACTTAAGATATGTGGCACAGAGTCTTCCATCCTGAATGTGCTTGAACGGGAAACATTTTCTAATTAA
- the LOC133107470 gene encoding trace amine-associated receptor 13c-like yields the protein MAVAVAVSLTVCGNMLVIISICHFKQLQTPTNFLLLSLAMADFLVGVTVMPLYFIMFIDPQRCFDTMFCTIYNVSELYLTCVSIYNVALIAVDRCFALSNPFHYSMKMTTNVTLRIITMLWLYSLIYNMVLLYFNGYITDMKANSTFGGCIVTVNKEWSIIDFIIVFFLPCSMIIIIYLKIFTIATKQANKIRSVRKCPQIHNSSMASERKAAKTLGVLVAVFLLCLVPYYVSTFLNVYLRNRSVDLTISLSDCLLYLNSSINPIIYALFYPWFQRSFKLILTCRIIRPAGML from the exons ATGGCTGTAGCGGTAGCTGTCTCACTGACAGTGTGTGGAAATATGCTTGTGATCATCTCCATCTGTCACTTTAAGCAGCTTCAAACACCAACTAATTTCCTCCTGCTGTCTCTGGCCATGGCAGACTTTCTTGTTGGGGTAACTGTGATGcctctttattttattatgttcaTAGATCCGCAGAGGTGCTTTGATACAATGTTTTGTACAATTTATAATGTATCAGAATTGTATCTTACTTGTGTGTCAATTTATAATGTAGCTTTAATTGCAGTGGACCGATGTTTTGCTCTCTCCAACCCTTTTCACTACTCCATgaaaatgacaacaaatgtAACTTTGAGGATAATAACCATGCTATGGTTGTATTCATTAATCTACAATATGGTGCTTCTTTATTTCAATGGATATATTACTGACATGAAAGCAAACAGCACATTTGGTGGTTGTATTGTTACAGTGAATAAGGAATGGTCCATTATTGACttcataattgtattttttttgccatgctcaatgattataattatatacCTGAAAATTTTCACTATTGCTACAAAACAGGCAAATAAAATTAGGAGTGTCAGAAAGTGCCCACAAATACATAATAGCTCAATGGCATCTGAAAGGAAAGCAGCAAAAACCCTTGGCGTTCTAGTGGCTGTATTCCTGCTGTGCTTAGTACCCTACTATGTAAGTACCTTTCTTAATGTCTATTTGAGGAACAGATCTGTGGATCTGACAATTTCACTTTCAGATTGTCTATTATATTTAAATTCTTCCATCAATCCAATCATTTATGCTCTTTTCTATCCATGGTTTCAGAGGTCTTTTAAACTCATATTAACGT gtcgtatcatcagacctgcg GGAATGCTGTAA
- the LOC133107471 gene encoding trace amine-associated receptor 13c-like — MNLTEVHQEVSCVYSNFSCWEASSTATVVLLYMSVAVVVSLTVCGNLLVIISICHFKQLQTPTNFLLLSLAMADFLVGVIVMPLYFPSLIEPQRCFDKFTCIILHVSEFYLTCVSIYNVALIAVDRCFALSNPFHYSMEMTMNITSKIIIILWLYSLIYNMVLLYFNGNITAMKANSTCGECIVRVDNEWSIIDFIIVFFLPCSMIIIIYLKIFTIATKQANKIRSVRKCPQIHNSSMASERKAAKTLGVLVAVFLLCLVPYYVSTFLNVYLRNRSVDLTISLSDSLVYLNSSINPIIYALFYPWFQRSFKLILTFRIFGTDSSLLNVLDREKNVKFLVK; from the coding sequence ATGAATCTTACAGAAGTCCATCAAGAGGTGTCCTGTGTCTATTCAAACTTTTCCTGTTGGGAAGCTTCATCAACAGCAACTGTTGTACTTTTGTATATGTCTGTAGCAGTAGTTGTCTCGCTGACAGTGTGTGGAAACCTCCTTGTGATCATCTCCATCTGCCACTTCAAGCAGCTTCAAACACCAACTAatttcctcctgctctctctggccATGGCAGACTTTCTTGTTGGGGTAATTGTGATGCCGCTGTACTTTCCCTCATTGATAGAACCACAGAGGTGCTTTGACAAATTTACTTGCATTATTCTTCATGTATCAGAATTCTATCTTACTTGTGTGTCAATTTATAATGTAGCTTTAATTGCAGTGGACCGATGTTTTGCTCTCTCCAACCCTTTTCACTACTCCATGGAAATGACAATGAATATAACTTCGAAGATAATAATCATACTGTGGttgtattcattaatttacaataTGGTGCTTCTTTATTTCAATGGAAATATTACTGCCATGAAAGCAAACAGCACGTGTGGTGAGTGTATTGTTAGAGTTGATAACGAATGGTCCATTATTGACttcataattgtattttttttgccatgctcaatgattataattatatacCTGAAAATTTTCACTATTGCTACAAAACAGGCAAATAAAATTAGGAGTGTCAGAAAGTGCCCACAAATACATAATAGCTCAATGGCATCTGAAAGGAAAGCAGCAAAAACCCTTGGCGTTCTAGTGGCTGTATTCCTGCTGTGCTTAGTACCCTACTATGTAAGTACCTTTCTTAATGTCTATTTGAGGAACAGATCTGTGGATCTGACAATTTCACTTTCAGATTCTCTAGTATATTTAAATTCTTCCATCAATCCAATCATTTATGCTCTTTTCTATCCATGGTTTCAGAGGTCTTTTAAACTCATATTAACGTTTAGAATATTTGGCACTGACTCTTCCCTTCTGAATGTGCTTGAtcgggaaaaaaatgtgaaatttcttGTGAAATGA